The Sesamum indicum cultivar Zhongzhi No. 13 unplaced genomic scaffold, S_indicum_v1.0 scaffold00165, whole genome shotgun sequence genome includes a region encoding these proteins:
- the LOC105179555 gene encoding trihelix transcription factor PTL-like, producing the protein MEDQYGMADLRQYISGGAFFPATPRPPEFISTNPYDMLMFRSDSTASVTTANTGGAASSSVAAGGHLISFEMDAGSGGGGGDGGTGRWPRQETLTLLEIRSRLNPKFKEANQKGPLWDEVSRIMSEEHGYQRSGKKCREKFENLYKYYKKTKEGKAGRQDGKHYRFFRQLEALYAHNQEPYPGLKLSDTSLSNSSDAYATNSSDDSDLNVEKKRRGKRSLKGKIRGFIDAQMSKLMEKQEAWMEKMMSIIEHKEQERMLREEEWRKQDSARIEREQKLWASERAWIEARDAALMEAFHRLSGKEIRVVSENQNVCGNKAMNQNYLRGDIWPESEIARLIQLRTAMEVKFQERGVSEEMLWEEIANKMACLGHERSGFMCKEKWDSVSSYLLKCSKKRKENSRSCTYYHPNHESGCDQGGVPYCNEQGIEPTIRLNDGGNTPANNNAGNAMNESCFRYFFGDPYGRIMN; encoded by the exons ATGGAAGATCAATACGGGATGGCAGATCTAAGGCAGTACATCAGTGGGGGGGCTTTCTTTCCGGCCACACCTCGGCCGCCGGAATTCATATCTACCAACCCCTACGATATGCTCATGTTTCGCTCAGATTCTACTGCTAGTGTAACTACAGCTAATACTGGAGGTGCTGCATCCAGTAGCGTCGCCGCTGGTGGCCATTTAATTAGTTTCGAGATGGATGCTGGTAGTGGGGGAGGCGGCGGAGACGGTGGTACGGGGAGGTGGCCTAGGCAAGAAACACTTACTCTTCTTGAGATCAGATCAAGGCTTAACCCCAAATTCAAGGAGGCCAATCAGAAGGGTCCCTTGTGGGATGAAGTctcaag gaTAATGTCTGAGGAACATGGATATCAGAGGAGCGGCAAGAAATGCAGGGAGAAGTTTGAGAACTTGTACAAGTATTACAAGAAGACCAAAGAAGGCAAGGCCGGGAGGCAAGATGGCAAACATTACAGGTTCTTCAGACAACTTGAAGCTCTCTATG CTCATAATCAAGAACCCTATCCGGGTCTGAAGCTGTCGGACACCAGTCTCTCAAATTCTTCTGATGCGTATGCAACAAATTCATCGGATGATAGTGATCTCAATgtagagaagaaaagaaggggGAAAAGGAGCTTGAAAGGTAAGATTAGAGGCTTCATTGATGCACAAATGAGTAAACTGATGGAGAAACAGGAGGCATGGATGGAGAAAATGATGAGTATTATTGAGCACAAGGAGCAGGAGAGGATGTTAAGGGAGGAAGAATGGAGGAAACAAGATTCTGCGAGGATAGAGAGAGAGCAGAAGCTGTGGGCTAGTGAGAGAGCCTGGATTGAAGCGAGGGATGCTGCTTTGATGGAAGCTTTCCACAGATTGTCCGGGAAAGAAATAAGGGTGGTGAGCGAAAACCAGAACGTCTGTGGGAACAAGGCCATGAACCAGAATTACTTGAGAGGCGATATATGGCCGGAAAGCGAGATTGCAAGATTGATCCAATTGAGAACCGCAATGGAAGTAAAGTTCCAAGAACGTGGGGTCTCAGAAGAGATGCTGTGGGAGGAAATAGCCAACAAAATGGCTTGTCTCGGACATGAAAGGAGTGGCTTCATGTGCAAAGAAAAGTGGGATAGTGTCAGTAGTTATCTACTCAAGTGCAGCAAGAAGAGAAAGGAGAACTCAAGAAGCTGCACATATTATCATCCGAATCATGAATCTGGTTGTGATCAAGGAGGAGTGCCCTACTGCAATGAACAAGGGATCGAGCCCACAATAAGGCTAAATGACGGTGGCAATACGCCGGCTAACAACAATGCAGGCAATGCCATGAATGAGAGCTGCTTCAGGTACTTCTTTGGTGATCCCTATGGAAGAATTATGAACTAA